In a genomic window of Streptomyces sp. NBC_01142:
- a CDS encoding dihydrofolate reductase family protein, whose product MRIVISEFISLDGVVQAPGGPGEDNDGGFAHGGWSHPFFDPEVVGGAFVDATATAGGLLFGRRTWQTMAGAWPERAGDPFADRLNALPKYVVSRTLGEDELTWDNTTLIPGDKAVAGIRELRERDGGDLVVMGSPTLVRTLLGEGLVDELRLMIMPVLLGGGKSIFPGDGGLRTLELVSTVVSGAGVHVCTYRPVVEG is encoded by the coding sequence ATGCGCATCGTGATCAGCGAGTTCATCAGCCTGGACGGCGTCGTGCAGGCACCGGGCGGACCGGGCGAGGACAACGACGGTGGCTTCGCCCACGGCGGATGGTCGCACCCGTTCTTCGATCCCGAGGTGGTGGGCGGTGCCTTTGTCGACGCGACGGCCACGGCCGGGGGACTGTTGTTCGGGCGCCGCACGTGGCAGACGATGGCGGGGGCGTGGCCCGAGCGGGCCGGCGACCCGTTCGCCGACCGGCTGAACGCCCTCCCTAAGTACGTGGTGTCCCGGACACTGGGCGAGGACGAGCTGACGTGGGACAACACCACACTCATCCCCGGCGACAAGGCCGTTGCCGGCATCCGTGAGCTGCGCGAGCGTGACGGCGGCGACCTGGTGGTCATGGGGAGCCCCACGCTCGTGCGCACTCTCCTCGGCGAGGGCCTGGTCGACGAGCTCCGGCTCATGATCATGCCGGTGCTGCTCGGCGGCGGTAAATCGATCTTCCCGGGCGATGGTGGGCTGCGCACGCTCGAGCTGGTCTCGACCGTCGTCAGCGGCGCGGGCGTGCACGTGTGCACCTACCGGCCGGTCGTCGAGGGGTAG
- a CDS encoding MFS transporter: MAGTTLPTPLYGLYQEQIGFSELMVTVVFAVYAVAVITVLLVAGNYSDEVGRRPVLLCAMALSAASAGCFLLQSGLPLLFAGRLLSGCAAGLLSGAATAAVIELAGPGRKARAGFAATAANMGGLGCGPLLSGLLAQYTPWPLMLPFWVHLGLVAVASGVTWFLPETVAEPKRWPPLKPQGVTVPAEVKGVFAPAALAAFAGFALLGLFTAVAPSFASQTLGVDNLAVSGAVVFSVFLASTVGQSLTQRIGARLALPVGCGILVVGLLLVASSLIAESMLLLVLGALCGGTGQGLAFRAALALVSDAAPAQRRGGTISAFFVVAYAGISVPVVGVGAMATWIGLRQAGLIFTGCVMLLAACAGTYAARRPPAGT; this comes from the coding sequence ATGGCCGGGACCACCCTGCCCACACCGCTGTACGGGCTCTACCAGGAACAGATCGGGTTCTCCGAGCTGATGGTGACCGTTGTCTTCGCCGTGTACGCCGTCGCGGTCATCACCGTGCTGCTGGTGGCGGGAAACTACTCCGACGAGGTCGGCCGCAGACCTGTGCTCCTGTGCGCCATGGCTTTGTCGGCCGCGAGCGCGGGCTGCTTCCTCCTGCAGAGCGGTCTGCCTCTGCTCTTCGCGGGGCGGCTGCTGTCCGGCTGCGCGGCCGGCCTGCTGAGCGGCGCGGCGACAGCGGCCGTCATCGAGCTGGCCGGTCCTGGGCGGAAGGCGCGGGCCGGGTTCGCCGCCACCGCGGCGAACATGGGTGGTCTGGGCTGCGGACCACTGCTCTCCGGCCTCCTCGCGCAGTACACGCCCTGGCCACTGATGTTGCCGTTCTGGGTCCACCTGGGGCTGGTGGCCGTGGCCTCTGGGGTCACCTGGTTCCTGCCGGAGACCGTGGCGGAGCCGAAGCGATGGCCACCTCTGAAGCCGCAGGGAGTCACGGTGCCTGCGGAGGTGAAGGGGGTGTTCGCGCCCGCCGCGCTGGCGGCGTTCGCCGGCTTCGCGCTTCTCGGGCTGTTCACGGCGGTCGCGCCGAGCTTTGCCTCGCAGACACTGGGTGTGGACAACCTGGCTGTTTCGGGCGCGGTGGTGTTCTCCGTGTTCCTTGCTTCGACCGTCGGGCAGTCCCTGACACAACGGATCGGCGCGCGCCTCGCGCTCCCCGTGGGGTGCGGCATCCTCGTCGTGGGCCTGCTGTTGGTGGCGTCCTCACTGATCGCCGAATCCATGCTGCTGCTCGTCCTGGGTGCCCTGTGCGGCGGCACCGGCCAGGGACTGGCCTTTCGCGCGGCACTCGCCCTGGTCAGCGACGCGGCCCCGGCACAGCGTCGCGGCGGAACCATTTCGGCGTTCTTCGTCGTGGCCTACGCGGGGATCTCGGTGCCGGTGGTCGGTGTCGGCGCCATGGCGACATGGATCGGGCTGCGCCAAGCCGGGCTGATCTTCACGGGCTGCGTGATGCTGCTGGCGGCGTGCGCGGGAACGTACGCCGCGCGCAGGCCGCCGGCGGGGACGTAA
- a CDS encoding AAA family ATPase: MPRRQVPEALFFGRADELSRMGARWARAILSEPQIVLVDGPAGIGKTSLVRRFLADMDPRCCVLRAGGEEIEMHLPYGVVAQLLAHVPQARDSPLRELGRCGRSGAALPDPVLVGASLIDALGGFQEKTPVVMVIDDAHWADTPSLHALTFALRRLSVDRVLTVLATRDAGHPRLPRGLRRILDDDTTLRLTLEGLDMPELSALNAALGTSPLPRAALARLRRHTHGNPLHTKALLQQFPAEVLGTGTMPLPAPRRYERLIAERLDDCAPRTRRLVGAVSVIGMSSPLHIAAQVGGVEEPLEALTEAMDRELLEEGPVGAMPRAVFPHPLLRAAVYQGVEPAERSRLHTRAAALADNPGAALHHRVHAAIGPDAELADELEAFAAQQADEGAWSAAASASMAAARLSTSRAHHAQRMLRTVGWLLLAGDVSQATELAGGLREMAPTAEQHYVLGHLALTAGRLEEARRELTACWDTIDAATGTETIRCAAEQLAWLSLIQGDAGGIVDWARRGLDLPPGSRSSFLRDSLAIGLALSGDYEQGMACLAHLPDSGPRKGPEQLDGLLARGMLRLWNGQLRDARRDLRDALASHRRGGLPYAALVSLGFLTDAEYRAGRWDDAIAHGTQAVSLAEDTDQVSILAVVHACAAFPLAGRGDFPAAEAHAAAAAGHARVLGDVNDTAFASSALALVHAARGDHEGVITALSPLLAQEIAYRVGIDEAGIVPWRPLLVEALARSGRPDEAEEVLEPYESRAAERNRWLDQAAAARCRGIVESSRGDVRAAEQAFRTGLAHCERGEPCWEESLLRLAYGTFLRRVNRRGTAVPQLEAARRAFHQLRAAPYLERCDTELAACGRVSTRPQDARHPLLTPQELAVATFAAQGRTNRQIASELVLSVKTIEYHLRNVYAKFGISSRRDLAGRLAPDA; the protein is encoded by the coding sequence ATGCCGCGGCGGCAGGTACCCGAAGCGCTGTTCTTCGGTCGGGCGGACGAGCTCTCACGGATGGGCGCCCGGTGGGCCAGAGCCATCCTCAGTGAGCCGCAGATCGTCCTCGTCGACGGGCCTGCAGGCATCGGAAAGACCTCACTCGTACGGCGCTTCCTCGCCGACATGGATCCGCGCTGCTGCGTCCTGCGGGCCGGCGGCGAGGAGATCGAGATGCACCTGCCGTACGGGGTCGTCGCACAATTGCTGGCACATGTGCCGCAGGCCCGCGACTCGCCGTTACGGGAGCTGGGCCGCTGTGGGCGCTCCGGGGCCGCGCTGCCCGACCCCGTTCTCGTGGGCGCCTCCCTGATCGACGCACTGGGCGGCTTCCAGGAGAAGACCCCCGTCGTCATGGTGATCGACGACGCTCACTGGGCCGACACACCGTCCCTGCACGCGCTCACCTTCGCGCTGCGCCGCCTGAGTGTCGACCGCGTGCTGACGGTGCTCGCGACCCGGGACGCCGGTCATCCCCGGCTGCCGCGGGGGCTGCGCCGGATCCTCGACGACGACACCACTCTCCGGCTGACGCTGGAAGGCCTGGACATGCCCGAACTGAGCGCGCTCAACGCGGCTTTGGGGACTTCGCCGCTGCCTCGGGCGGCCCTCGCCCGGCTGAGGAGGCACACGCACGGGAACCCCCTGCACACCAAGGCGCTGCTCCAGCAGTTCCCCGCCGAGGTGCTGGGTACGGGCACCATGCCCCTGCCCGCACCGCGCAGGTACGAGCGGCTGATCGCCGAGCGGCTCGATGACTGCGCGCCGCGTACGCGTCGGCTGGTCGGTGCCGTCAGCGTCATCGGCATGTCCAGTCCGCTGCACATCGCGGCGCAGGTAGGCGGCGTGGAGGAGCCTCTGGAGGCACTGACGGAGGCGATGGACCGGGAGCTGCTGGAGGAGGGCCCGGTCGGTGCCATGCCCAGAGCCGTCTTCCCCCACCCGTTGCTGCGGGCCGCCGTGTACCAGGGTGTGGAACCGGCCGAGCGTTCCCGCCTTCACACACGGGCGGCAGCCCTCGCGGACAACCCCGGCGCGGCCCTGCACCACCGGGTGCATGCCGCGATCGGGCCGGACGCGGAGCTGGCGGACGAGTTGGAGGCCTTCGCAGCGCAGCAGGCCGACGAGGGGGCCTGGTCGGCTGCCGCCTCTGCCTCGATGGCGGCCGCGCGGCTGTCCACGAGCCGCGCCCACCACGCTCAGCGGATGCTTCGGACGGTGGGATGGCTGCTGCTCGCCGGGGACGTCAGCCAGGCCACCGAACTCGCCGGGGGCCTGCGGGAGATGGCCCCGACGGCCGAACAGCACTATGTTCTGGGGCATCTCGCCCTGACCGCCGGCCGGCTGGAGGAGGCGCGCCGCGAACTCACCGCCTGCTGGGACACCATCGACGCGGCGACCGGGACGGAGACCATCCGCTGCGCTGCTGAGCAATTGGCCTGGCTGAGCCTCATCCAGGGAGATGCCGGGGGCATCGTCGACTGGGCCCGGCGCGGACTGGACCTGCCGCCCGGGTCACGGTCGTCCTTCTTGCGGGACTCCCTCGCGATCGGGCTGGCCCTCTCCGGCGACTACGAGCAGGGCATGGCGTGCCTGGCGCACCTGCCCGACTCGGGGCCGCGGAAGGGGCCGGAGCAGCTGGACGGCCTGCTCGCACGCGGCATGCTGCGGCTGTGGAACGGGCAACTGAGGGACGCCAGGCGTGATCTGCGGGATGCCCTCGCCTCCCATCGGCGGGGCGGGCTGCCGTACGCGGCTCTCGTGTCGCTCGGATTCCTCACCGACGCCGAGTACCGCGCCGGGCGGTGGGACGACGCGATCGCCCACGGTACGCAGGCCGTGTCCCTGGCCGAGGACACGGACCAGGTGTCGATCCTCGCCGTGGTGCACGCCTGCGCCGCCTTTCCCCTGGCCGGCCGGGGCGACTTCCCGGCCGCCGAGGCGCATGCCGCGGCCGCGGCCGGGCACGCGCGCGTGCTCGGGGACGTCAACGACACCGCGTTCGCGTCCAGCGCACTGGCCCTGGTACACGCGGCCCGAGGCGATCACGAAGGGGTGATCACCGCGCTGAGCCCGCTCCTCGCGCAGGAGATCGCGTACCGCGTCGGCATCGACGAGGCCGGCATCGTTCCGTGGCGTCCGCTGCTCGTCGAGGCGCTGGCCCGCAGCGGACGCCCGGACGAGGCGGAAGAGGTACTGGAGCCGTACGAAAGCCGCGCCGCCGAGCGGAACCGGTGGCTCGACCAGGCGGCGGCCGCGCGTTGCCGCGGCATCGTGGAAAGCTCACGCGGCGATGTGCGGGCAGCCGAACAGGCCTTCCGTACCGGGCTGGCCCACTGCGAGCGGGGCGAACCGTGCTGGGAGGAATCCCTGTTGCGCCTCGCCTACGGAACCTTCCTGCGCCGCGTCAACAGGCGTGGCACCGCGGTTCCTCAACTGGAGGCCGCCCGGCGCGCCTTTCACCAGCTGCGGGCCGCGCCGTACCTGGAGCGGTGCGACACGGAGCTGGCCGCGTGCGGCCGGGTGTCCACGCGCCCGCAGGACGCCCGTCACCCGCTGCTCACCCCCCAGGAACTGGCCGTGGCCACCTTCGCGGCCCAGGGCAGGACGAACCGTCAGATCGCGAGCGAGCTGGTCCTCAGCGTCAAGACCATCGAGTACCACCTGCGCAATGTCTACGCCAAGTTCGGCATCTCCTCCCGCAGGGATCTGGCGGGCAGGCTCGCCCCGGATGCCTGA
- a CDS encoding gluconokinase, GntK/IdnK-type — MRGSESFGELTPGTPPAPASARDAGGAESAALLLVVGPSGSGKSTVARLLADRLGRPYRDADDFHPPANRAKMAAGEPLTDADRRPWLNAIAAWMDQEIAARQPAVVTCSVLKRVYRDQLLRGRPRVRLVYLHGSRELIRSRLAARQGHFFPAALLDSQFADLQEPEPDEHPCVVEIDQPPEAIVAAIVSLLRVDTAPDHPATGAAAARTAPTEEPHMPPRATGDATGEQWQLRHGGQSAVVVQLGGALRHYEVDGRQLLDGFTADARITGGRGQLLVPWPNRVGGGRYHFEGQDLQLPLTEPERHNAIHGLLRWTPWQLLARSDDGVRAGTTLFPQPGYPFHLEVFAEYKLGPEGLEVTVTATNVGDTAAPYGVGQHPYLTVGTGRVDTALLTVPARHRLCTDEQGLPTGQEPVEGGAYDFRTARPIGDQQLDTAFAGLDRDAAGRAVVRLAHPSGRHGIDLWLGEGTRYVQVYTGDTLPEPERRRRGVAVEAMSCPADAFRSGTDLTTLEPGGSHVLRWGLSPWGTSG; from the coding sequence GTGCGCGGCTCCGAGTCCTTCGGAGAGCTGACGCCAGGCACACCACCGGCACCGGCATCGGCGCGCGACGCGGGCGGAGCGGAGTCTGCGGCCCTGCTGCTCGTCGTCGGTCCCTCGGGATCGGGCAAGTCCACGGTGGCCCGGTTGCTCGCGGACCGGCTCGGCCGGCCCTACCGGGACGCGGACGATTTCCACCCCCCGGCCAACCGCGCCAAGATGGCGGCCGGTGAACCGCTGACCGACGCGGACAGGCGGCCGTGGCTGAACGCCATCGCCGCCTGGATGGACCAGGAGATCGCGGCGCGGCAACCGGCCGTCGTCACCTGCTCCGTACTCAAGCGCGTCTACCGGGACCAACTGCTCCGCGGACGGCCCCGGGTGCGCCTTGTGTACCTGCACGGTTCGCGGGAGCTCATCCGCTCCCGACTGGCTGCCCGGCAGGGCCACTTCTTCCCGGCCGCTCTGCTGGACAGCCAGTTCGCGGATCTCCAGGAGCCGGAGCCCGACGAACATCCCTGCGTGGTGGAGATCGACCAGCCGCCGGAAGCCATCGTCGCGGCCATCGTCTCCTTGCTGCGCGTGGACACCGCCCCGGACCACCCGGCCACCGGCGCGGCGGCCGCCCGCACCGCACCGACCGAGGAGCCGCACATGCCCCCGCGCGCGACGGGAGACGCGACAGGAGAACAGTGGCAGCTGCGCCACGGCGGGCAGTCGGCCGTCGTGGTCCAGCTGGGCGGCGCCCTGCGCCACTACGAGGTGGACGGCCGGCAGCTGCTGGACGGGTTCACCGCCGACGCACGGATCACCGGCGGCCGAGGGCAGCTTCTCGTCCCCTGGCCCAACCGGGTGGGCGGCGGGCGCTACCACTTCGAAGGCCAGGACCTGCAACTCCCGCTGACCGAGCCGGAGAGGCACAACGCCATCCACGGACTGCTGCGCTGGACCCCGTGGCAGCTGCTCGCCCGCAGCGACGACGGAGTCAGGGCGGGCACCACGCTCTTCCCGCAGCCGGGCTATCCCTTCCACCTCGAGGTATTCGCCGAGTACAAGCTGGGTCCCGAGGGGCTCGAGGTCACCGTCACCGCGACCAACGTGGGGGACACCGCGGCACCCTACGGTGTGGGCCAGCACCCCTACTTGACCGTGGGCACGGGTCGGGTGGACACGGCACTGCTGACGGTGCCCGCCCGCCACCGGCTGTGCACCGACGAGCAGGGCCTGCCGACCGGCCAGGAACCGGTCGAGGGCGGGGCGTACGACTTCCGCACCGCCCGCCCCATCGGCGACCAGCAGCTGGACACCGCCTTCGCCGGACTCGACCGTGACGCCGCCGGCCGGGCCGTAGTGCGGCTGGCCCACCCCTCGGGCCGCCACGGCATCGACCTCTGGCTCGGCGAAGGCACCCGATACGTGCAGGTGTACACCGGTGACACGCTGCCCGAACCCGAGCGGCGGCGGCGCGGTGTCGCCGTGGAGGCCATGTCCTGTCCGGCGGACGCGTTCCGCAGTGGTACGGATCTCACCACCCTCGAGCCGGGCGGCAGCCATGTGCTCCGGTGGGGGCTCAGCCCGTGGGGGACCAGCGGCTGA
- a CDS encoding cyclase family protein — translation MTTDAFRALYEHLRDGARRGPGDRRGALCHLTPERVVAAAAEVRSGRTVSLAAPVETRPGPDNPEPADHRMTGPTAGDIGAGGLHFAVDRFAMNVHGDADSHLDALCHVLFDGELYNGVPASSVTPDGAGSLSLDVVRDGIVGRGVLLDIPRLRGVPWLEPGDHVTAADLTAAEAVQGVRTGPGDLLFVRVGHRRRRRELGAWNAAQARAGLHPTAMRFLAERKVAVLGSDGNNDTAPSSVADIAFPVHVLAIHAMGLHLMDYLQFEELAPACADAGRWSFFCVVAPLRLPAATGSPVNPIAVL, via the coding sequence ATGACCACGGACGCCTTCCGGGCGCTGTACGAGCACCTGCGCGACGGGGCCCGGCGCGGTCCCGGCGACCGGCGCGGGGCGCTCTGCCACCTGACGCCCGAGCGTGTGGTGGCAGCCGCCGCCGAGGTCCGGTCCGGCCGTACGGTGTCCCTCGCCGCGCCCGTCGAGACCCGGCCCGGGCCGGACAACCCTGAACCTGCGGACCACCGGATGACCGGACCCACTGCCGGTGACATCGGCGCGGGCGGGCTGCACTTCGCCGTCGACCGGTTCGCGATGAACGTGCACGGGGACGCCGACAGCCATCTCGACGCGCTCTGCCACGTGCTGTTCGACGGTGAGCTCTACAACGGGGTCCCCGCGAGCAGTGTGACACCGGACGGCGCCGGCTCACTCTCCCTCGACGTCGTCCGGGACGGCATCGTCGGCCGCGGCGTGCTCCTGGACATCCCACGACTGCGCGGCGTGCCCTGGCTGGAACCCGGCGATCATGTGACGGCCGCCGACCTGACCGCCGCCGAGGCTGTCCAGGGCGTCCGGACCGGCCCGGGAGACCTGCTGTTCGTCCGGGTGGGTCACCGCCGTCGGCGCCGGGAACTCGGGGCTTGGAACGCGGCGCAGGCCCGGGCCGGCCTTCATCCGACGGCGATGCGGTTCCTGGCCGAGCGGAAGGTCGCGGTGCTCGGCTCGGACGGCAACAACGACACCGCCCCCAGTTCGGTGGCGGACATCGCGTTTCCCGTGCATGTGCTGGCCATACACGCCATGGGGCTGCACCTGATGGACTATCTGCAGTTCGAGGAGCTGGCTCCCGCGTGCGCAGATGCGGGCCGCTGGAGTTTCTTCTGTGTGGTCGCCCCGCTGCGGCTGCCCGCCGCCACCGGGTCGCCGGTGAATCCGATCGCCGTCCTGTGA
- a CDS encoding GMC oxidoreductase translates to MGDAPGYDIIIIGTGAGGGTLAHRLAPSGKRVLILERGDYLPRERDNWDSTAVFVKGKYRAPEFWLDKHGNEFPPEVNYYVGGNTKFYGAALFRLRPEDFGELRHHDGISPAWPIRYEDLEPYYTQAEHLYLVHGRHGEDPTEGPASGPYAYPPVEHEPRIQQLSDDLEKRGLHPFHLPIGVNLSQDGNGRATHSSVCIRCNRVDGFPCLVRGKSDAQVICVEPALQHPNVEMITNARVVRLETDPSGLSVSTVVTRLADGSEARFEANIVVVACGAVNSAALLLASANDRHPRGLANSSDVVGRHYMRHNNLALMAISKEPNDTQFQKTLALHDWYLGADDWDYPLGGIQMLGKSDAEQIHGEAPRWAGAVTPDLPFEVLAHHAVDFWLCGEDLPLPDSRVTLDADGRIHLSLDEKNNMAGLKRLQHKLQSMLGHLGMHEHHLLSHSIYLHKGMPIGATAHQAGTVRFGDDPNSSALDVNCKAHDLDNLYVVDTSFFPSIGAVNPSLTAIANALRVGDHILDRLT, encoded by the coding sequence GTGGGCGATGCCCCTGGCTACGACATCATCATCATCGGTACCGGCGCCGGCGGCGGTACGCTCGCCCACCGGCTCGCCCCCTCCGGGAAACGCGTGCTCATCCTCGAGCGCGGTGACTATCTCCCGCGTGAGCGCGACAACTGGGACTCCACCGCCGTATTCGTCAAGGGCAAGTACCGGGCCCCGGAGTTCTGGCTCGACAAGCACGGCAACGAGTTCCCGCCCGAGGTCAACTACTACGTCGGCGGCAACACCAAGTTCTACGGCGCCGCCCTCTTCCGGCTGCGCCCCGAAGACTTCGGCGAACTCCGCCACCACGACGGCATCTCGCCCGCATGGCCGATCCGCTACGAGGACCTGGAGCCGTACTACACGCAGGCCGAACACCTCTACCTGGTGCACGGGCGGCACGGCGAGGACCCCACCGAGGGCCCGGCGAGCGGGCCGTACGCGTACCCGCCCGTCGAACACGAACCGCGCATCCAGCAGCTCAGCGACGACCTCGAGAAGCGCGGACTGCACCCGTTCCACCTGCCCATCGGCGTCAATCTGAGCCAGGACGGAAACGGCCGTGCGACCCATTCCAGCGTGTGTATCCGCTGCAACCGGGTGGACGGCTTCCCGTGTCTGGTGCGTGGCAAGTCCGACGCCCAGGTGATCTGCGTCGAGCCCGCACTGCAGCACCCCAACGTCGAGATGATCACCAACGCCCGGGTGGTCAGGCTGGAGACCGACCCGTCCGGGCTCAGCGTCAGCACGGTCGTCACCCGGCTCGCGGACGGCTCCGAGGCCCGGTTCGAGGCGAACATCGTGGTCGTGGCGTGCGGGGCGGTCAACTCCGCGGCTCTGCTGCTGGCATCGGCCAACGACCGGCACCCCCGGGGACTGGCAAACAGCTCCGATGTGGTCGGCCGGCACTACATGCGGCACAACAACCTGGCGTTGATGGCCATATCGAAGGAGCCCAACGACACCCAGTTCCAGAAGACCCTCGCGCTCCACGACTGGTACCTGGGAGCGGACGACTGGGACTACCCGCTGGGCGGCATCCAGATGCTCGGCAAGTCGGACGCCGAGCAGATCCACGGCGAGGCCCCGCGGTGGGCCGGAGCCGTGACCCCGGACCTGCCGTTCGAGGTGCTGGCCCATCACGCCGTGGACTTCTGGCTGTGCGGTGAGGATCTTCCCCTTCCGGACAGTCGCGTCACCCTGGACGCGGACGGCAGGATCCACCTCTCCCTCGACGAGAAGAACAACATGGCCGGGCTGAAGCGTCTGCAGCACAAACTGCAGTCCATGCTGGGCCACTTGGGCATGCACGAACACCACCTGCTGTCGCACAGCATCTATTTGCACAAGGGCATGCCCATCGGCGCCACCGCGCACCAGGCGGGCACCGTACGGTTCGGCGACGACCCGAACAGCTCTGCCCTGGACGTCAACTGCAAGGCCCACGACCTCGACAACCTCTATGTGGTCGACACGAGCTTCTTCCCGAGCATCGGCGCGGTCAATCCGTCGCTGACGGCCATCGCGAACGCCTTGCGGGTCGGCGACCACATCTTGGACCGGCTGACCTGA
- a CDS encoding SDR family oxidoreductase produces MNSTAGATQGVIPAHLLKGQKALVTGANSGIGKATAIGLGRAGADVVVNYVADREAAEQVVAEIKAFGVQAAAYEADVSQEDQVTGMVDRMVQEFGTIDILVANAGLQRDAGFTEMTLAQWQKVLDVNLTGQFLCAREATKEFLRRGVVPEVSRAAGKIICMSSVHQLIPWAGHVNYASSKGGVQMMMQTLAQELAPQKIRVNAVAPGAIKTPINRSAWDTPEAQTELLKLIPYGRVGDTEDIAHAVVGLASDLMDYVVGATLYVDGGMTLFPGFATGG; encoded by the coding sequence GTGAATTCCACCGCCGGCGCAACGCAGGGCGTGATCCCGGCGCACCTGCTGAAGGGGCAGAAGGCGCTGGTCACCGGCGCCAATTCCGGTATCGGCAAGGCGACGGCCATCGGCCTCGGCCGGGCCGGCGCCGACGTGGTCGTGAACTACGTGGCCGACCGCGAGGCGGCCGAGCAGGTCGTCGCGGAAATCAAGGCATTCGGCGTGCAGGCAGCTGCGTACGAAGCCGACGTCTCCCAGGAGGACCAGGTCACCGGCATGGTCGACCGTATGGTCCAGGAGTTCGGGACGATCGACATCCTGGTGGCCAACGCAGGGCTGCAGCGGGACGCCGGGTTCACCGAGATGACACTCGCCCAGTGGCAGAAGGTGCTGGACGTCAACCTCACCGGCCAGTTCCTGTGCGCCCGGGAGGCGACGAAGGAGTTTCTGCGCCGAGGCGTCGTCCCAGAGGTGTCACGCGCGGCCGGAAAGATCATTTGTATGAGCTCGGTACACCAGCTCATCCCCTGGGCGGGACACGTGAACTACGCCTCCTCCAAGGGCGGCGTGCAGATGATGATGCAGACGCTTGCCCAGGAACTCGCACCCCAGAAGATCCGGGTGAACGCGGTCGCCCCCGGAGCGATCAAGACGCCGATCAACCGCAGCGCCTGGGACACGCCGGAGGCCCAGACCGAGCTGCTGAAGCTGATCCCCTACGGCCGTGTCGGAGACACCGAGGACATCGCCCACGCGGTCGTCGGCCTGGCCTCCGACCTCATGGACTACGTGGTGGGGGCCACCCTCTACGTGGACGGCGGAATGACCCTCTTCCCCGGATTCGCCACCGGCGGCTGA
- a CDS encoding cytochrome ubiquinol oxidase subunit I → MHTTLHLLADTPAQLLPARQLMAFTLASHIILVPLGVALPFITLLMHYRGLRRNDPVALLLARRWSAVMAVQFAIGVVTGTVLSFEFGLLWPGLMGKWGDVFGIGFGVEAWAFFLEAVLIAIYLYGWRRLKPRTHFLLALPLPATALLGAFGILAANSWMNTPQGFSLDSDGNPVDVDIWAAIFTPMFGPQYWHFVVAMLVTAGYVVAGVYAVGWLRGRRDHYHRLGFTIPFTVAAVFTPVQFVLGDSIARSVFHKQPVKFAAMEIVWETDTHVPEYMFGRMHPDGSISGGFKIPQLDSILAGFKPDTKVTGLTSVPASDRPTATQATIVHWAFDLMVVIGSLLLLLALWYGFVWLRHRRLPASPWFFRGAACAGVASVVAVECGWITTEVGRQPWIVYQNMRVSEAVTSTRSSSLWIMLGLVIVVYLLIFGSLLAVLLKMRTRWRLADEGREAGEQDEGPETDTPYGPRSRPPADDALASRGAGSGPAEDGRP, encoded by the coding sequence ATGCACACCACGCTCCACCTGCTGGCGGACACCCCGGCCCAGCTGCTTCCGGCCAGACAGCTCATGGCGTTCACCCTGGCCTCCCACATCATCCTGGTGCCGCTGGGCGTGGCACTGCCGTTCATCACCCTGCTGATGCACTATCGCGGCCTGCGTCGCAACGACCCTGTCGCCCTGCTCCTCGCCAGACGCTGGTCGGCCGTCATGGCAGTGCAGTTCGCGATCGGCGTCGTCACCGGTACCGTCCTGTCCTTCGAGTTCGGCCTTCTCTGGCCCGGTCTGATGGGCAAGTGGGGCGACGTCTTCGGTATCGGCTTCGGTGTCGAGGCGTGGGCCTTCTTCCTCGAAGCGGTGCTCATCGCCATCTATCTCTACGGCTGGCGGAGGCTGAAGCCGCGCACCCACTTCCTGCTCGCCCTGCCCCTTCCGGCGACCGCGCTGCTCGGGGCGTTCGGAATCCTGGCGGCCAACTCGTGGATGAACACACCCCAGGGCTTCTCCCTCGACTCCGACGGCAACCCCGTCGACGTCGACATCTGGGCGGCGATCTTCACCCCGATGTTCGGACCGCAGTACTGGCACTTCGTCGTGGCGATGCTGGTGACCGCCGGATACGTCGTCGCCGGGGTCTACGCGGTCGGCTGGCTGCGGGGCCGCCGGGACCACTACCACCGGCTGGGCTTCACCATCCCCTTCACCGTTGCCGCGGTGTTCACCCCGGTGCAGTTCGTGCTGGGCGACTCCATCGCCCGTTCGGTCTTCCACAAGCAGCCGGTGAAGTTCGCCGCGATGGAGATCGTCTGGGAGACCGACACCCATGTGCCGGAGTACATGTTCGGCCGTATGCACCCGGACGGAAGCATCTCCGGCGGCTTCAAGATCCCCCAACTCGACTCCATCCTGGCCGGGTTCAAACCCGACACCAAGGTGACCGGGCTGACATCGGTGCCGGCGAGCGACCGGCCGACGGCCACCCAGGCCACCATCGTCCACTGGGCTTTCGACCTCATGGTGGTGATCGGCTCGCTGCTGCTGCTCCTCGCCCTCTGGTACGGCTTTGTCTGGCTGCGGCACCGCAGGCTGCCCGCCTCTCCGTGGTTCTTCCGCGGCGCGGCCTGCGCGGGTGTCGCCTCCGTCGTCGCCGTCGAATGCGGCTGGATCACGACCGAAGTGGGACGCCAGCCCTGGATCGTCTACCAGAACATGCGGGTCTCCGAGGCCGTGACGTCGACCCGGTCGTCGAGTCTGTGGATCATGCTGGGCCTGGTGATCGTGGTGTACCTGCTGATCTTCGGCTCACTGCTCGCCGTACTGCTCAAGATGCGAACCCGCTGGAGACTTGCCGACGAGGGCAGGGAGGCCGGGGAGCAGGACGAGGGACCGGAGACGGACACGCCCTACGGGCCCCGCTCCCGGCCGCCCGCCGACGACGCACTCGCCTCCCGTGGCGCCGGTTCCGGACCGGCCGAGGACGGCCGGCCATGA